One window of the Triticum dicoccoides isolate Atlit2015 ecotype Zavitan chromosome 3B, WEW_v2.0, whole genome shotgun sequence genome contains the following:
- the LOC119279615 gene encoding uncharacterized protein LOC119279615, which translates to MVRCWRWRRWPTWRCTWSWTRLVADVARSEETKRGAFFKQNILESVYIVLYIVTFTLRVCWITPRPGLRAYIVGRRVLHFPFIYSILCNSFNQSRKYSFFRVPFMAGTHSSPSVAAMDSVTSPASLTSTAPAATTVAASSSTSSPPFVFGTPPSLFSSNSSAVTGSQFAPLFSFATTTPPPPAPRLSIYNDHISNHIKFLLNPADHNYHKWKSFFLMVLIRHGVKFLIEHPPPPNADAAYLELDAHVVLWIYATLADSMVDHVVGATNTFALWHKIKDFFLANRAARFMILNRQYRNLKQGDLPVAEYARRMKLLTDGLADIEHAVTEVDLRTQFLHGLDKRLDTIRVVLGDQELPFDTVLSRVILAEESQEQRAAEESASAFVLPGGDHGQSGGSGGGARGSGSDRSKDRAQGHLPHQQQHAPGRGRADRSADGGDRGRGRGRGWGDQSGRGSAPQLQFSPFTGYFAPYGMALPSPRSGWVPPNAAGVLGPRPGFHAQAYPMYQPAPPPPSYPLQPPSWEHLAMLNAAYSNSGFPTTPGTEWFLDSSASSHVTGSQGSTHSESSHDLR; encoded by the exons ATGGTACGgtgctggaggtggaggaggtggccAACATGGCGCTGTACGTGGAGTTGGACGAGGCTAG TGGCGGACGTGGCAAGAAGTGAAGAAACCAAGAGGGGGGCATTTTTTAAACAAAATATATTAGAATCTGTGTATATAGTATTGTACATTGTAACATTCACTCTCCGGGTTTGTTGGATCACGCCGCGCCCTGGCCTGCGTGCCTACATTGTAGGGCGACGGGTGCTCCACTTTCCCTTCATATACTCTATACTCTGTAACAGTTTCAATCAATCAAGGAAATATAGTTTCTTCCGGGTCCCCTTTATGGCCGGCACGCACTCCTCCCCGTCCGTCGCCGCCATGGATTCTGTCACCTCTCCGGCCTCCCTCACTTCCACCGCGCCTGCCGCCACCACTGTCGCGGCCTCCTCCTCCACTTCCTCCCCGCCGTTCGTCTTCGGCACGCCCCCCTCTCTCTTCAGCAGCAATAGCTCCGCCGTGACCGGATCGCAGTTCGCCCCTCTCTTCTCCTTCGCAACTACTACGCCACCACCCCCTGCCCCCCGCCTCTCCATCTACAACGACCATATCTCCAACCACATCAAATTCCTCCTCAACCCTGCGGATCACAACTACCACAAATGGAAGTCTTTCTTCCTCATGGTCCTCATCCGCCACGGCGTCAAGTTTCTCATCGAGCACCCTCCTCCTCCCAACGCCGATGCTGCCTACCTCGAGCTCGATGCCCATGTCGTTCTCTGGATCTATGCCACGCTCGCCGACTCCATGGTGGATCACGTCGTCGGCGCCACCAACACCTTCGCCCTCTGGCACAAAATCAAGGATTTCTTCCTTGCCAATCGTGCTGCCCGGTTCATGATCCTCAACCGGCAGTATCGCAACCTCAAGCAGGGCGACCTTCCTGTGGCCGAGTACGCGCGGCGCATGAAACTCCTCACCGACGGTCTCGCAGACATCGAGCACGCCGTCACCGAGGTCGATCTCCGCACCCAGTTCCTTCATGGCCTCGACAAGCGCCTCGACACCATTCGAGTCGTCCTCGGCGACCAGGAGCTGCCCTTCGACACCGTGCTCTCTCGGGTCATCCTGGCCGAAGAGTCCCAGGAACAGCGTGCCGCTGAGGAGAGCGCCTCGGCGTTTGTGCTCCCCGGTGGTGACCACGGCCAGAGCGGTGGCTCCGGCGGTGGTGCTCGCGGTTCCGGCAGCGACCGCTCCAAGGACCGTGCCCAGGGCCACCTTCCTCATCAGCAGCAGCATGCCCCTGGTCGTGGACGCGCCGATCGCTCGGCCGATGGCGGTGACCGTGGCCGCGGCCGTGGACGTGGCTGGGGCGACCAGTCGGGTCGCGGATCTGCACCGCAGCTCCAGTTCTCGCCGTTCACGGGCTACTTTGCGCCCTACGGCATGGCGCTCCCCTCGCCCCGTTCTGGGTGGGTGCCCCCGAATGCCGCCGGCGTCCTCGGCCCGCGCCCTGGCTTCCACGCGCAAGCCTACCCCATGTACCAGCCTGCACCGCCTCCTCCGTCCTACCCGCTCCAACCGCCGTCATGGGAGCACCTTGCGATGCTCAACGCCGCCTACAGCAACTCCGGCTTCCCCACCACTCCCGGCACCGAGTGGTTCCTCGACAGCAGCGCCTCTTCCCATGTGACGGGCAGTCAAG GATCTACGCACTCGGAAAGTTCTCATGATCTCCGCTAG